In one window of Brenneria goodwinii DNA:
- the kdsA gene encoding 3-deoxy-8-phosphooctulonate synthase: MKNKVVQVGDIPVANDLPFVLFGGMNVLESRDMAMRICEHYVTVTQKLGIPYVFKASFDKANRSSIHSYRGPGLEEGMKIFQELKQAFGVKVITDVHESCQAQPVADVVDVIQLPAFLARQTDLVEAMAKTGAVINVKKPQFVSPGQVGNIVDKFIEGGNDQVILCDRGSNFGYDNLVVDMLGFNVMKQVSNGSPVIFDVTHALQCRDPFGAASGGRRAQVTELARAGMAVGLAGLFIEAHPDPVNAKCDGPSALPLDKLEPFLKQIKAIDDLVKSFPELDTSK, from the coding sequence ATGAAGAACAAAGTGGTCCAGGTGGGGGATATCCCGGTTGCCAACGATCTGCCTTTTGTATTGTTTGGCGGCATGAATGTACTTGAATCACGCGATATGGCGATGCGGATCTGTGAGCATTACGTTACGGTAACGCAAAAGCTGGGTATTCCATACGTGTTCAAAGCCTCCTTTGATAAAGCCAACCGATCTTCCATTCATTCATACCGCGGTCCGGGCCTGGAAGAAGGGATGAAGATTTTCCAGGAACTGAAACAGGCCTTCGGCGTAAAAGTCATTACTGACGTACATGAGTCATGCCAGGCTCAGCCGGTTGCCGATGTGGTTGATGTTATTCAGTTGCCCGCATTCCTGGCCCGTCAGACCGATCTGGTTGAGGCGATGGCAAAGACCGGCGCCGTCATTAACGTGAAAAAACCCCAGTTTGTCAGCCCCGGACAAGTTGGCAACATTGTCGATAAATTTATCGAAGGCGGGAACGACCAGGTGATTCTTTGCGATCGCGGCAGCAACTTCGGTTACGATAATCTGGTTGTGGATATGCTTGGCTTTAATGTTATGAAGCAGGTATCCAACGGTTCACCGGTGATTTTTGACGTTACTCACGCCTTGCAATGCCGCGACCCGTTCGGCGCGGCCTCCGGCGGAAGACGCGCGCAGGTAACCGAGCTTGCCCGCGCCGGGATGGCGGTGGGGCTGGCGGGGCTGTTTATTGAGGCGCACCCCGATCCGGTTAACGCTAAATGCGATGGCCCTTCCGCATTACCGCTGGATAAGCTGGAGCCCTTCCTCAAACAGATCAAAGCCATTGACGATCTGGTGAAAAGTTTCCCGGAACTGGATACCAGTAAATAA